TCCATGATGTAATTCAGGCACTGATTCTGCGTGAAAAAATTCCTCCCTCTGAGGCGATCGCCATCCCTCAGTCTAATGCCAGTGATGACTCGGGAAACGAATGATCTTCATTGATTTTTAATCCTTTCCTTAGAAAATTTTCAAATTACATTTTCAGAAAGCCAAGTTCTTTCTGGTTATTTTTAAAGGTTGTATAAACAAGAGAAAAAATACATCAATTGCTCCTTAATTTTCAGAACAGAATCACATGATTTCAATCGCAATAAGATTGTGATATCCATGGTCATGTGATAGAGAGAAATCTATCGTATACCAGGTGGCATCTGGTTTGTGCCGGCCAGTCAAGCTATTTTTGTAGGTTCTTTGTCGGGGATTAGGTTCGAAGTGTCATAGGGGTGATTCGTGGGGTTTATCACCGTTTTAAATCTCCCGATGACTCTAAATCACAGGTGATATAATGAAGGGATGTCCACTAGAGTACCAATATCAATGATCGTCGGCGATCGTCTATGAATTTTATGATTTTTCCGCCGCCGCTTCTCAACGAAGAACACCGCCTTGAAGCCCTCTATGATGCCTGTCTTCTGGATACGCCCCCGGAGGCGGCTTTTGATTTCATCACGCGACTAGCGGCCCGTCTTTGTCAGACCAAGATTGCCCTTATTTCTTTGGTTGATCGCGATCGCCAATGGTTTAAATCTAGCTATGGCCTTGCCGTCGAAGAAACGCCGCGCATGTCTTCTTTTTGCGCCCATGCCATCCACGATAGGACTCTGTTTGAAGTGTGTGATGCCAGCCAAGACCCACGTTTTTGGGATAATCCTCTGGTGCTCGGCGCGCCAAATATTCGTTTCTATGCGGGGATGCCCCTCCAGACAAAGGATGGTCATTGCCTCGGAACTCTTTGTGTGATTGATGACAGACCAAAACAACTTTCAAGCCGTGAGCGGGCGCATCTTCAGAGTCTTGCCAAACAAGCAGAACAACACATCCATTGGCGATCGCAATATCTTTCTAAAATTGCTGCCCTTTAATTTTTCAAGCCTGGGGGGACTAGCCAATCCCCCTGATTGTGTTTAGAATAGTCTGGCTCCCTGGAGAGGTGGCAGAGTGGTTGAATGCGGCGGTCTCGAAAACCGTTACTGGGGCGACTCAGTCGGGGGTTCGAATCCCCCCCTCTCCGTTTTGAATGACCCCCGGGACAAAGACCGTTGTAAGTGACGGAGTTGTTCCCGCAGATAGTCTGTATTGGCAGCTTGGTTGCCATAACGCCAACCCACATAGGCATCCGTTAACTCGGCCAAGATTGCCTGGGCTTCTGGGCGATATTGGCCTTGGATACCCCGCAGAAATTCCCAGGGGGTTTGACTGCGTTGTTTTTTGTGACCTTTATTTTGCAATAGGGCTAGCATTTGTTGATAGAGCTGCTCCATGATGGGGAGACGCGCAAATTGCTGTCGTTGGTACCATTGACGGATTTGCTTAAAGATAAACCAGCCCCCCATGCTTGCCACCCCTAAGGCGATCGCCCCGATAATCGCTCCCACCAGACCACCGGACACAAAGCTCCACACCCGGGCAATAAGAGAACCAAGAGCCTTAAGGATGGTGAACCAGAGCCCCTCGAGAAAGGCAGCGATCGGTGATGGGACCCAACTAGCCACCCAGTCCCAGAACCAGCGCAGTACCCCAAACGTCCCACTTTCCTCAAAAGAGGGGGGGACAACTTCCTGTCCTGGGCGCGGATCGAAGGCAAACCAGCCTTG
The nucleotide sequence above comes from [Synechococcus] sp. NIES-970. Encoded proteins:
- a CDS encoding two-component hybrid sensor and regulator, which translates into the protein MNFMIFPPPLLNEEHRLEALYDACLLDTPPEAAFDFITRLAARLCQTKIALISLVDRDRQWFKSSYGLAVEETPRMSSFCAHAIHDRTLFEVCDASQDPRFWDNPLVLGAPNIRFYAGMPLQTKDGHCLGTLCVIDDRPKQLSSRERAHLQSLAKQAEQHIHWRSQYLSKIAAL